Within Bacteroidota bacterium, the genomic segment TACCAATGAAAGTACAATCCAGCAGTTCATCATCCGGAGGAAGTGGAGGTGGTGGCGGTGGAAGTTTTGGTGGCGGAAGTTCCGGTGGCGGCGGCGCAGGAAGTAGTTGGTAGAAAAAACAATTGACAATGGATAGTTGACAATGGACAATGAAAAAAAACTGATCACAGATTTTTTTTTCATTTACCATTTACCATTTATAATTTACCATTGTATTTTGCCTATTGCAAATTGCGTATTATTTTTTCACCATTCACCATTCACTACTTATTATTAAATACCTGCACATTTCTTTGCGGAATAGGATTAGTGATATTTTCTTTATCAAATTCTTTTTTTACCTGTTCTATCATTGCAAAATTTAAATCCCAGTAATTTTCATTAACTGCCCATACTCTTAATTTTAAATTTACAGAGCTGTCTGCTAATTCTTCCACCAGAATTGCAGGTGCAGGATCTTTTAAAATTCTTTCATCTGCATTCACTACTCTCTGCAAAATATTTTTTGCATGATCAATATCTACGTTGTAACCAATTCTGAAAGCAAGGTCAAGACGACGGGTGGGTTCTACGGAATAATTTTTTATTGAGTTATTGGAGACTTGTGCATTTGGAATTACTACCACCTGATTCTCGGGTGTTAAAATAGTGGTGTAAAATATTTTTATTTCTTTTACAGTTCCGCTGAAATTATTCACTTCAATAAAATCATCCACCTTAAATGGTTTTAATAATAATATCAAAACACCACCGGCAAAATTTGCAAGACTACCCTGTAATGCTAATCCAATTGCTAAACCTGCAGCACCAATTATAGCAATGAATGAAGTAGTCTCTACACCAATCATTGATATTACACTAATGATTAACATCACTTTTAATAATGCGCTCATCAAGGTTCTGAGGAATGGTCGTAATGACGCATCCACATCTCTTGCTTGCATTATTTTATCAATACTTTTTACTAAAAATCTGATAAGCCATAATCCAACGATGAGAGTAACAATTGCTAGAATAAACTTTGGAGTATATTCTACTAATGCCGCAATAATCCAGGTTTTTAATTCATTAATATCATTCATAAGTACAGTATTTTATTTGAGAGGTAAATAAAAAATAATTGAAAGCCATCTCAATTTATGGCTTTCAATTATATAAAGGTAAGTGAACAAAAGAAGGAATCCGAGTATTACTTAGAATTGCTATCGGAAATATCTTTATACTTTTTATCCTTCAATACTCTGTCTTTTTTTATTTGAGGATCACGCTTTTCAGGAATGTTATCCTTGCCGTTATCCATAGTTTTATCTTCTTTAATTTTATTAATTGAGTCGTCTTCCTTTTTTCCTTTGTTCTTAGCTTCTTCTATTTTTTTCTTCTTTACAGACTCAGTTACTTCTTCGTAATTTTCTTGTGAGGATTTTGGTTTTGTTGATTTACTTGTTTGCTTTTTCATAATATTTAATTTTATTTTTCAATTGATTTAGCTGATGTGGTTAGGTTTGTTTCTTTATAATTTTTTAATTCCATTACGTTACCCGGCATATAGAAATTATTTTTTGCGAGTGCAGTTATACATGCATGCATTACCTCAGATTTGATTTTTGCTGCCGAATTAGTAGTATTAAATGTATCAATCCAGAATTGTACTATGAGGTTAATAGAACTTGTTCCCAAATCATCTAATAACACCAAAGGTTTTTTTTCATCTATCAACACACCATCAATTTTGCTTACTGTTTCTTCCAATAGTTTAAATGCTTCTGATATACGATTGTCAAATTCAATTCCTATAATAAATTCTTGACGTAGAAAACCATCAATAGTTAAATTGAACAATGGATTTTTAATAATTATTCCATTGGGTATATACACATCCTTGCCATCAAATGTTTTTACAATTGTTTCTCTGAGATTTAAGCCGATAATTTTTCCTTTCACAGAATTTGTTTCAATTATATCACCAATAGAAAATGGTCTTTTGAATGCCATTAAAATACCCGCTAAAAAATTCTCACCAATATCTTTAAAAGCAAAACCTATAATAAATGCAGTAATACCTGCACCTGCTAAAATTTTAGAAGCGGCATCACCCAAACCAATAATACCAAGTACAATCACCAATCCGAAAGTGATTACAATAAAACGAATGAACTGTCCTATGAAACTTGCAAGTAATGGATCTTTAGCTTTTTTCTTTACCCGCCGGTTGGTTAATCTTTTTAATTGATGGGCAATAAAAAAAGTGAGTATAAGTATTACTATTCCCAACACTATTTGCGGAAACACCGCTGCAAGTGTATTGTAATATTCAAACAATTGATTTTTTACTTTTATAATAAAGTCATTCATAGGTTAAACAGGTTGAATATTTAAAAATTAATTTATAAAATCATCTTACCCTTTTTGATGTGATAGTGATGACATTAAAAAGCTAAACAAAAAGTTTCTTCAATGGTTGACTTTGGCAGTTGACAATTGACAGTTGATAATGAAAAAAAACTGAGACCATTGATTTTGAACGTTGACTAAAAAACTTAGACTATTGGCTGTTGACTATTGAAAAAGTTTCGGGTTTCGGGTTTCAAGTTTTATGTTCCGAGTCAAATAAACTTCTTATTGAGTAGTCATCATTGATTTTATTACCATTTACCATTTATAATTTACAATTGCATTTTGCTAATTGCATTTTTTGCCTATTGCTTATTGCTTATTCACCATTCACCTTTAACTTCTGACTTTTAATCATTGACAAAAATATTTCGGGGTTCTAGTTTCAAAAATTCACAGCTTATTATTGATTACAGATTTTTTAATTGCATATCTAGCCTATTGCTTATTCACTATTCACCATTTACTATTCACTACTCACTACTATTCCTTTCCGTATTTTCGCCGTTTAGTAATAATTTATTATGGGAGAAAAACTTCGGAAAAAAGACGCATTAGAATATCATGAGTTAGGGCGGCCGGGTAAGATAGAAGTAGTGCCCACAAAATCAACCAAAACACAGCGTGATTTATCATTAGCATACTCACCCGGAGTGGCTGTTCCTTGTTTGGAAATTGCAGAGGATAAAAGCAAAGTATTCAGATACACCGCCAAAGGAAATCTTGTTGCAGTAATTACAAATGGAACTGCGGTGTTGGGTTTGGGTGATATTGGTCCGGAAGCTTCAAAACCAGTAATGGAAGGGAAAGGATTACTCTTTAAAATTTATGCAGATATTGATGTATTTGATCTGGAATTAAATTGCACTGATATTGATGAATTTGTAAAAGTGGTTAAAGCATTAGAGCCTACCTTTGGAGGAATAAATTTGGAAGACATTAAAGCACCTGAATGTTTTGAAATAGAACGT encodes:
- a CDS encoding mechanosensitive ion channel, which gives rise to MNDINELKTWIIAALVEYTPKFILAIVTLIVGLWLIRFLVKSIDKIMQARDVDASLRPFLRTLMSALLKVMLIISVISMIGVETTSFIAIIGAAGLAIGLALQGSLANFAGGVLILLLKPFKVDDFIEVNNFSGTVKEIKIFYTTILTPENQVVVIPNAQVSNNSIKNYSVEPTRRLDLAFRIGYNVDIDHAKNILQRVVNADERILKDPAPAILVEELADSSVNLKLRVWAVNENYWDLNFAMIEQVKKEFDKENITNPIPQRNVQVFNNK
- a CDS encoding mechanosensitive ion channel, coding for MNDFIIKVKNQLFEYYNTLAAVFPQIVLGIVILILTFFIAHQLKRLTNRRVKKKAKDPLLASFIGQFIRFIVITFGLVIVLGIIGLGDAASKILAGAGITAFIIGFAFKDIGENFLAGILMAFKRPFSIGDIIETNSVKGKIIGLNLRETIVKTFDGKDVYIPNGIIIKNPLFNLTIDGFLRQEFIIGIEFDNRISEAFKLLEETVSKIDGVLIDEKKPLVLLDDLGTSSINLIVQFWIDTFNTTNSAAKIKSEVMHACITALAKNNFYMPGNVMELKNYKETNLTTSAKSIEK